One window of Pseudomonas urmiensis genomic DNA carries:
- the tcdA gene encoding tRNA cyclic N6-threonylcarbamoyladenosine(37) synthase TcdA has product MSTEDPRFAGVARLYGDQGLQRLRDAHVAIVGIGGVGSWAAEALARSGVGEISLFDLDDVCVSNTNRQAHALEGQVGRAKVEVMAERLRAINPACRVHAVADFVTRETMAEYITEQMDCVIDCIDSVMAKAALIAWCRRRKIGIVTTGGAGGQIDPTQIQIGDLNKTFNDPLASRVRSTLRRDYNFSRNTSRNYGVPCVFSSEQLRYPKGDGSVCLQKSFVGEGVRLDCSGGFGAVMMVTATFGMVAASKAVEKLVAGARRPSERVVAK; this is encoded by the coding sequence ATGAGCACAGAAGATCCACGCTTTGCCGGCGTCGCCCGGTTGTACGGCGACCAGGGGCTGCAACGCCTGCGCGACGCCCACGTGGCGATTGTCGGCATTGGTGGCGTGGGCTCGTGGGCCGCAGAAGCGCTGGCCCGTAGCGGGGTGGGTGAAATCAGCCTGTTCGATCTGGACGACGTTTGCGTGAGCAACACCAACCGCCAGGCGCACGCGCTGGAGGGCCAAGTTGGGCGCGCCAAGGTCGAGGTCATGGCTGAGCGCCTGCGGGCGATCAACCCGGCCTGTCGAGTGCATGCCGTGGCTGACTTCGTCACCCGCGAAACCATGGCCGAGTACATCACCGAGCAGATGGATTGTGTGATCGACTGCATCGACAGCGTGATGGCCAAGGCGGCGCTGATTGCCTGGTGTCGTCGACGCAAGATCGGCATCGTTACCACTGGCGGCGCCGGCGGGCAGATCGACCCCACCCAGATCCAGATCGGCGACCTCAACAAGACCTTCAACGACCCGCTGGCCTCGCGGGTGCGTTCGACCCTGCGCCGCGATTACAACTTCTCGCGCAATACCTCGCGCAACTACGGGGTACCTTGCGTGTTTTCCAGCGAGCAGCTGCGTTACCCCAAGGGCGATGGCAGTGTCTGCCTGCAGAAAAGCTTCGTCGGCGAAGGCGTGCGCCTGGACTGCTCCGGCGGCTTCGGCGCGGTGATGATGGTAACGGCGACCTTTGGCATGGTGGCGGCGAGCAAAGCGGTGGAGAAGCTCGTAGCCGGCGCCCGGCGCCCTTCTGAGCGCGTGGTTGCGAAGTAG
- the dinG gene encoding ATP-dependent DNA helicase DinG has protein sequence MISNELKATIQGAYSRFLEAKSLKPRYGQRLMIAEVAKVLGDIACDDEGRRSGEPAVVAVEAGTGTGKTVAYSLAAIPAAKAAGKRLVIATATVALQEQIVFKDLPDLMRNSGLNFSFALAKGRGRYLCLSKLDVLLQEGHAQSATAQLFEEEGFHIEVDERSQKLFNSMIEKLAGNRWDGDRDSWSETLEDQDWARLTTDHSQCTGRHCPNFQQCVFYKAREGMGKVDVIVTNHDMVLADLALGGGAVLPDPRDTMYVFDEGHHLPDKAIGHFAHYSRLRSTADWLEQTAKNLTKLLAQHPLPGDLGKYIEQVPELAREIRTQQQFMFTLCEQVADFRPGEDTEGRERPRYRFEGGVVPEQIREVGIELKKGFSRLNDLFTRLADLLKEGMDGENNIGIASHQAEEWYPLFGSLVTRAQGNWELWTAFTAEDPQDSPPMARWLTLAETGALFDIEVNASPILAAEMLRRSLWSVAHGALVTSATLTALGKFDRFRMRSGLPRDAVTCVVPSPFVHGDAGLLRVPDLGADPRDAAGHTAAIIRELPAMLEEARGALVLFSSRKQMQDVFDGLDRDWRKLVLIQGNLSKQETLNKHKARVDDGQHSVLFGLASFAEGVDLPGAYCEHVVIAKIPFSVPDDPVEAALAEWIEARGGNPFMEIAVPDASLKLIQACGRLLRTEQDRGVITLLDRRLVTQRYGKAILNALPPFRREIS, from the coding sequence ATGATCAGCAACGAACTCAAAGCCACCATCCAGGGCGCCTACTCGCGTTTTCTCGAAGCCAAGAGCCTCAAGCCTCGCTATGGCCAGCGCCTGATGATCGCCGAAGTGGCGAAAGTGCTCGGCGATATCGCCTGCGACGACGAAGGTCGCCGCTCGGGCGAGCCGGCCGTGGTCGCGGTCGAGGCCGGCACCGGTACCGGCAAGACCGTCGCCTACAGCCTGGCGGCGATTCCCGCCGCCAAGGCTGCCGGCAAACGCCTGGTGATCGCCACCGCGACCGTGGCCTTGCAGGAGCAGATCGTGTTCAAGGATCTGCCCGACCTGATGCGCAACAGCGGGCTCAATTTCAGCTTCGCCCTGGCCAAGGGGCGTGGGCGCTACCTGTGTCTGTCCAAGCTCGACGTGCTGCTGCAGGAAGGCCACGCCCAGTCGGCGACCGCCCAGCTGTTCGAGGAAGAAGGCTTTCACATCGAAGTCGACGAGCGCAGCCAGAAGCTGTTCAACAGCATGATCGAGAAGCTTGCCGGCAATCGCTGGGACGGTGATCGCGACAGCTGGTCGGAAACCCTCGAAGACCAGGACTGGGCGCGCCTGACCACCGACCATAGCCAGTGCACCGGTCGCCACTGCCCGAACTTCCAGCAATGCGTCTTCTATAAGGCGCGCGAGGGCATGGGTAAGGTCGATGTAATCGTCACCAACCATGACATGGTCCTGGCCGACCTGGCCTTGGGCGGCGGTGCGGTACTGCCCGACCCGCGTGACACCATGTACGTATTCGACGAAGGCCATCACCTGCCAGACAAGGCGATCGGCCACTTCGCTCATTATTCGCGCCTGCGCTCCACTGCCGACTGGTTGGAGCAGACGGCCAAGAACCTGACCAAGCTGCTCGCCCAGCATCCGCTGCCGGGTGACCTGGGCAAGTACATCGAACAGGTGCCGGAGCTGGCTCGCGAAATCCGCACCCAGCAGCAGTTCATGTTCACCTTGTGCGAGCAGGTCGCGGATTTCCGCCCCGGCGAAGACACCGAAGGCCGTGAGCGCCCACGCTACCGCTTCGAAGGTGGAGTGGTACCGGAGCAGATTCGCGAAGTCGGCATAGAGCTGAAAAAGGGTTTCTCGCGTCTCAACGACCTGTTCACCCGCCTGGCCGACCTGCTCAAGGAAGGCATGGACGGGGAAAACAACATCGGTATTGCCAGCCACCAGGCCGAAGAGTGGTATCCACTGTTCGGCAGCCTGGTGACCCGCGCCCAGGGCAACTGGGAGCTATGGACCGCGTTCACCGCCGAAGATCCGCAAGACAGCCCGCCAATGGCGCGCTGGCTGACGTTGGCCGAAACCGGTGCGCTGTTCGACATCGAGGTCAATGCCAGCCCGATCCTTGCCGCCGAAATGCTGCGCCGCAGCCTGTGGAGCGTCGCCCACGGCGCTCTGGTGACTTCGGCCACACTCACCGCGCTGGGCAAGTTCGACCGCTTCCGCATGCGTTCGGGCCTGCCTCGCGACGCGGTGACGTGCGTGGTGCCAAGCCCGTTCGTGCACGGCGATGCTGGTCTGCTGCGAGTGCCTGACCTGGGCGCTGATCCGCGCGACGCTGCTGGGCACACGGCAGCGATCATCCGTGAACTGCCGGCAATGCTCGAAGAGGCCCGCGGCGCGCTGGTGTTGTTCTCCTCGCGCAAACAGATGCAAGACGTGTTCGATGGCCTGGACCGTGACTGGCGCAAACTGGTGTTGATCCAGGGCAACCTGTCCAAACAGGAAACCCTCAACAAGCACAAGGCGCGGGTCGACGATGGCCAGCACAGTGTGCTGTTCGGCCTGGCCAGCTTCGCCGAGGGGGTCGACTTGCCGGGCGCCTATTGCGAGCACGTGGTGATCGCCAAGATCCCATTCTCGGTGCCGGACGATCCGGTCGAGGCAGCCTTGGCCGAGTGGATCGAAGCCCGCGGTGGCAATCCGTTCATGGAAATTGCCGTACCCGACGCCTCGCTCAAGTTGATCCAGGCCTGCGGTCGCTTACTGCGTACCGAGCAGGATCGCGGCGTCATCACCTTGCTTGATCGGCGCCTGGTCACCCAGCGCTACGGCAAGGCTATTCTCAATGCGCTGCCGCCATTTAGGCGGGAGATTTCCTGA
- a CDS encoding putative RNA methyltransferase, giving the protein MLACPLCQAALAPLDNGVVCPAGHRFDRARQGYLNLLPVQHKNSRDPGDNQAMVEARRDFLDGGHYAPVARRLAELAAERQPGVWLDIGCGEGYYTGQIAQALPAAQGYALDISREAVKRACRRAPEVTWMVASMARVPLADASCQFIASVFSPLDWQEALRLLSPGGGLMRVGPTSGHLMQLREVLYDEVRPYADDKHLALVPQGMAHAHSEILEFRLSLAEPKARADLLAMTPHGWRASAEKRARVIDQPEPFEVTVSMRYDYFVRQD; this is encoded by the coding sequence ATGCTCGCCTGCCCGCTCTGCCAGGCAGCCCTGGCCCCCCTGGACAATGGCGTAGTGTGCCCTGCCGGCCATCGTTTCGACCGCGCGCGCCAGGGCTACCTGAACTTGCTGCCGGTGCAGCACAAGAATAGCCGCGACCCAGGTGACAACCAGGCCATGGTCGAGGCCCGCCGCGACTTTCTCGACGGCGGCCATTACGCGCCGGTGGCGCGGCGCCTGGCCGAACTGGCTGCCGAGCGCCAGCCCGGCGTCTGGCTGGATATCGGCTGTGGCGAAGGCTACTACACCGGGCAAATTGCCCAGGCCCTGCCGGCGGCGCAAGGCTATGCCCTGGACATCTCCCGCGAGGCGGTCAAGCGCGCCTGTCGCCGCGCGCCAGAGGTGACCTGGATGGTCGCCAGCATGGCCCGCGTGCCGCTGGCCGATGCCAGCTGCCAGTTCATTGCCAGCGTGTTCAGCCCGTTGGACTGGCAGGAGGCTCTGCGCCTGCTCAGCCCAGGCGGTGGCCTGATGCGGGTCGGACCGACCAGCGGCCACCTGATGCAATTGCGCGAGGTGCTCTACGATGAAGTACGCCCCTACGCCGACGACAAACACCTGGCATTGGTCCCGCAAGGCATGGCCCATGCTCATAGCGAGATCCTCGAGTTCCGCTTGAGCCTGGCCGAGCCCAAGGCCCGTGCCGACCTGCTAGCCATGACCCCACACGGCTGGCGCGCCAGCGCCGAGAAACGCGCACGGGTGATCGACCAGCCCGAGCCGTTCGAGGTCACGGTTTCCATGCGTTATGACTATTTCGTGCGCCAAGACTGA
- a CDS encoding beta-galactosidase, translating into MLHRTLPAVLTLLFSSPLLAAQQTLFSFVRPASVVNVITADAGMPQYNAEQTAEGEVLRRVVFNPVERPTLGLSPQSGVWDWSAGQALTLRLQSAMDWALSVDVTVQSSDGRTLTSRIDLPAGPAQTVMVPLKASSPLSQGMRAGPPMPWTYQGQRVLLTSSVGEVDLTQISSVTLSIPRPKVAQSLLIEKVGIQDDDLAFKAAYDGLIDAYGQSTRGRWPEKIVNDDQLKAADTREQAQLKGWLAERGKQQLDSYGGLIAGPAFEAKGFFRTEKRDGRWFLVTPEGHPFYSLGINAVAADGGRTYISGRESMFTALPGEGERLAAFYGQGNNDDGNASSQGRNFNKGRWFDFYAANLQRGYGQPCPAPVEGQPPVACPPAALDAARWQSHTLDRMQAWGFNTLGNWSDPALGLAKRVPYTLPLSIVGDYASISTGMDWWGRMPDPFDPRFAMATERAVAIAARDHRDDPWLIGYFADNELAWAAPGDDPKARYGLAFGTLRLTTDVPAKRAFLKQLRDKYRNQEGLSKAWGIDLQAWELMEDPGFEAPLPNAQHPEIERDYQHFQQVFANTYFKTISDSLKWHAPNHLLLGGRYAASTPEAVKACAEFCDVLSFNFYTLKPEDGYDFARLAELDKPLLVSEFQFGSRDRGPFWSGPLELVREEDRGPAYANFLKAALAQPMIVGAHWFQYLDQPASGRLLDGENGHLGLVAITDVPYPGFVEAVRRSNQQVMDELRKALNKPAL; encoded by the coding sequence ATGCTCCATCGCACCTTGCCCGCTGTACTTACGCTGTTGTTCAGCTCGCCGTTGCTGGCCGCGCAGCAGACGTTGTTCAGCTTTGTGCGGCCAGCTTCAGTGGTCAATGTGATCACCGCTGATGCCGGCATGCCGCAGTACAACGCGGAGCAGACGGCCGAGGGCGAGGTGCTGCGGCGGGTGGTGTTCAATCCGGTGGAGCGGCCGACACTGGGCCTCAGCCCGCAGAGTGGCGTGTGGGACTGGTCTGCCGGGCAGGCGCTGACTTTGCGCCTGCAAAGCGCCATGGACTGGGCCTTGAGTGTGGATGTCACGGTGCAGAGCAGTGATGGCCGCACGCTCACCAGCCGTATCGACCTGCCCGCCGGGCCTGCGCAGACGGTGATGGTTCCGCTCAAGGCCAGCTCGCCATTGAGCCAGGGCATGCGCGCGGGGCCGCCCATGCCGTGGACGTATCAAGGGCAACGGGTGCTGCTGACCAGCAGCGTCGGTGAAGTCGATCTCACCCAGATCAGTTCGGTTACCCTGAGCATTCCAAGGCCCAAGGTGGCCCAGAGCCTGCTGATCGAGAAAGTTGGTATCCAGGATGACGATCTGGCGTTCAAGGCCGCCTACGACGGTTTGATCGATGCTTATGGCCAGTCCACCCGCGGACGCTGGCCGGAAAAGATCGTCAACGATGATCAGCTCAAGGCCGCTGATACCCGCGAACAAGCTCAGCTCAAAGGCTGGTTGGCAGAGCGCGGCAAACAGCAATTGGACAGCTACGGTGGGCTGATCGCCGGCCCGGCCTTCGAAGCCAAAGGGTTTTTCCGTACTGAAAAGCGTGATGGCCGCTGGTTCCTGGTGACCCCTGAGGGGCACCCGTTCTATTCGCTCGGCATCAATGCCGTGGCGGCCGACGGCGGCCGTACCTATATAAGCGGACGCGAAAGCATGTTCACCGCCTTGCCGGGCGAAGGCGAGCGTCTCGCCGCGTTCTATGGCCAAGGCAACAACGATGATGGCAATGCCTCGTCGCAAGGGCGCAATTTCAATAAAGGTCGCTGGTTCGACTTCTATGCTGCCAACCTGCAGCGTGGTTATGGCCAGCCTTGTCCGGCGCCAGTAGAAGGGCAGCCACCTGTTGCCTGCCCACCTGCGGCCCTCGATGCCGCCCGCTGGCAGAGCCACACCCTCGATCGCATGCAGGCCTGGGGTTTCAATACCCTGGGCAACTGGAGCGATCCGGCCCTTGGCCTGGCCAAGCGAGTGCCCTACACGCTACCGCTGTCGATCGTTGGCGACTACGCCAGCATCAGTACCGGTATGGACTGGTGGGGGCGCATGCCCGATCCGTTCGATCCACGCTTTGCCATGGCGACCGAGCGCGCCGTGGCCATCGCCGCCCGTGATCACCGCGATGATCCCTGGCTGATTGGCTACTTCGCCGACAATGAGCTGGCCTGGGCGGCGCCGGGTGATGATCCCAAGGCCCGCTATGGGCTGGCCTTCGGCACCCTGAGGCTGACCACCGACGTACCGGCCAAGCGCGCGTTTCTCAAGCAGCTGCGCGACAAGTACCGCAACCAGGAAGGCCTGTCCAAGGCCTGGGGTATCGACCTGCAAGCCTGGGAACTGATGGAAGACCCAGGCTTCGAAGCGCCGCTGCCCAATGCGCAGCATCCGGAAATCGAGCGCGATTATCAGCATTTCCAGCAGGTATTCGCCAATACCTACTTCAAGACCATCTCCGACTCGCTCAAATGGCATGCCCCCAACCACTTGCTGCTGGGCGGGCGCTATGCGGCCAGCACTCCAGAAGCAGTGAAAGCCTGCGCCGAGTTCTGCGACGTGCTGAGTTTCAACTTCTATACCCTCAAGCCTGAAGATGGCTACGACTTCGCTCGGCTTGCCGAGTTGGACAAGCCGTTGCTGGTGTCCGAATTCCAGTTCGGTTCCCGCGACCGTGGGCCATTCTGGTCCGGGCCGCTGGAGCTGGTACGCGAGGAAGATCGCGGCCCGGCCTACGCCAACTTCCTCAAGGCTGCGCTGGCTCAACCGATGATTGTCGGTGCGCACTGGTTCCAGTACCTCGACCAACCGGCCAGTGGGCGCTTGCTCGATGGCGAGAATGGGCACTTGGGGCTGGTGGCGATTACCGATGTGCCTTATCCAGGTTTTGTCGAAGCGGTGCGCAGGAGCAATCAGCAGGTAATGGATGAATTGCGCAAGGCGCTGAACAAGCCTGCTCTGTAG
- a CDS encoding CopD family protein: MLAFALPYTLHVLAALVWVGGMFFAWLVLRPATVAALEGPARLRLWVEVFRRFFGWVWAAVAVLAISGIGMLHLRFSGFETAPRYVQVMIGGAIVMFALFMRVQALMLPELRAAVQAEDWAAGAGVLARIRRMVGVNLLVGLAVVGVASSRVLV, translated from the coding sequence ATGCTTGCCTTTGCCCTGCCCTACACACTGCATGTTTTGGCTGCCCTGGTCTGGGTTGGCGGCATGTTCTTCGCCTGGCTGGTACTGCGCCCGGCCACGGTTGCAGCCTTGGAGGGGCCTGCGCGGCTGCGCTTGTGGGTGGAAGTTTTCCGACGTTTCTTTGGTTGGGTCTGGGCGGCGGTAGCGGTTTTGGCGATCAGTGGTATCGGGATGTTGCATTTGCGTTTTTCCGGGTTTGAAACGGCGCCTCGGTATGTGCAGGTGATGATTGGGGGTGCGATTGTGATGTTTGCGCTGTTCATGCGGGTGCAGGCGTTGATGCTGCCGGAGCTGCGGGCGGCGGTGCAGGCTGAGGATTGGGCGGCTGGGGCTGGGGTTTTGGCGCGGATTCGGCGGATGGTGGGGGTTAATTTGCTGGTGGGGTTGGCGGTGGTTGGGGTCGCTAGTTCGCGGGTTTTGGTTTGA
- the dapE gene encoding succinyl-diaminopimelate desuccinylase produces MTAPAELSPTLQLACDLIRRPSVTPVDADCQTQMMNRLGAVGFQLEPMRIEDVDNFWATHGTQEGPVLCFAGHTDVVPTGPVQQWQHEPFEALIDADGMLCGRGAADMKGSLASMVVASERFVHDYPNHRGKVAFLITSDEEGPAHHGTKAVVERLVARKERLDWCIVGEPSSTNLLGDVVKNGRRGSLGAKLTVRGKQGHVAYPHLARNPIHLAAPALAELAAEHWDEGNAFFPPTSFQISNLNSGTGATNVVPGDLTALFNFRFSTESTVEGLQARVAAILDKHQLDWSIDWALSGLPFLTEPGDLLDAVSASIKAVTDRDTQPSTSGGTSDGRFIATMGTQVVELGPVNATIHQVDERILASDLDLLTEIYYQTLVRLLA; encoded by the coding sequence ATGACGGCCCCAGCCGAGCTCTCGCCTACCCTTCAACTGGCCTGCGACCTGATCCGCCGCCCCTCGGTGACCCCGGTCGACGCCGACTGCCAGACCCAGATGATGAACCGCCTGGGCGCCGTCGGCTTCCAGCTCGAACCGATGCGTATCGAGGACGTCGATAATTTCTGGGCCACCCACGGCACCCAGGAAGGCCCGGTACTGTGCTTCGCCGGCCATACCGACGTGGTCCCCACTGGCCCGGTGCAGCAATGGCAGCACGAGCCGTTCGAGGCGCTGATCGATGCCGACGGCATGCTTTGTGGACGTGGCGCGGCCGATATGAAAGGCAGCCTGGCCTCGATGGTGGTGGCCAGCGAGCGCTTCGTCCACGACTACCCCAATCACCGTGGCAAGGTCGCCTTCCTGATCACCAGCGACGAAGAAGGCCCGGCCCACCATGGCACCAAAGCCGTGGTCGAGCGCCTGGTCGCGCGTAAAGAGCGCCTGGACTGGTGCATCGTCGGTGAGCCGTCGAGCACCAACCTGCTCGGCGATGTGGTGAAGAACGGCCGTCGCGGCTCGCTCGGCGCCAAGCTGACTGTACGTGGCAAGCAGGGCCACGTGGCCTACCCGCACCTGGCGCGCAACCCGATCCACCTGGCCGCGCCAGCACTGGCGGAACTGGCTGCCGAGCACTGGGACGAAGGCAACGCATTCTTCCCGCCGACCAGCTTCCAGATCTCCAACCTCAACTCGGGCACGGGCGCGACCAACGTGGTTCCGGGCGACCTGACGGCGCTGTTCAACTTCCGCTTCTCCACCGAGTCGACCGTCGAGGGCCTGCAGGCGCGCGTCGCCGCCATCCTCGACAAGCACCAGCTGGACTGGTCGATCGACTGGGCACTGTCGGGCCTGCCGTTCCTCACCGAGCCAGGTGATCTGCTCGATGCGGTATCGGCCAGCATCAAGGCGGTGACTGACCGTGATACCCAACCGTCGACCAGCGGCGGCACCTCCGACGGCCGCTTCATCGCCACCATGGGTACCCAAGTGGTCGAACTCGGCCCGGTCAACGCCACCATTCACCAGGTCGATGAACGCATCTTGGCTAGTGATCTCGACCTGCTGACCGAGATCTACTACCAGACCCTGGTGCGGTTGCTCGCCTGA
- a CDS encoding glycosyltransferase family 2 protein — protein sequence MSSRKFGLNLVVVLAIAALFTGFWALINRPVSAPAWPEQISGFSYSPFRLGESPQKGQYPSDDEMRQDLEQMSKLTDSIRIYTVEGTQAEIPRLAEELGLRVTLGIWISPDQERNEREISKAIELANTSRSVVRVVVGNEALFREEITPEALIQYLDRVRAAVKVPVTTSEQWHIWKEHPELAKHVDLIAAHILPYWEFVPMQDSVEFVLDRARELKLQFPRKPLLLSEVGWPSNGRMRGGADATQADQAIYLRTLVNTLNRRGYNYFVIEAYDQPWKASDEGSVGAYWGVFNAERQQKFNFEGPVVAIPQWRALAVASVVLAMLALTILLIDGSALRQRGRTFLTFITFLCGSVLVWIAYDYSQQYSTWFSLIVGFLLALGAIGVFIVLMTEAHELAETVWTAKRRREFLPVQGDSAYRPKVSVHVPCYNEPPEMVKQTLDALAALDYPDYEVLVIDNNTKDPAVWEPLKAHCELLGERFKFFHVAPLAGFKGGALNYLLPHTAKDAEVIAVIDSDYCVDRNWLKHMAPHFADPKIAVVQSPQDYRDQHESAFKKLCYSEYKGFFHIGMVTRNDRDAIIQHGTMTMTRRSVLQELGWAEWCICEDAELGLRVFEKGLSAAYAHNSYGKGLMPDTFIDFKKQRFRWAYGAIQIIKHHARALLRGKGSELTRGQRYHFLAGWLPWVADGMNIFFTVGALLWSAAMIIVPHRVDPPLMIFAIPPLALFFFKVGKILFLYRRAVGVDLKDAFAAALAGLALSHTIAKAVLYGFFTSSMPFFRTPKNADSHGLLVAISEAREELFIMLLLWGAAAGIYLVQGLPSSDMRFWVAMLLVQSLPYLAALIMAFLSSLPKPVAKSVEPSTAAQG from the coding sequence ATGTCATCACGCAAATTCGGCCTCAACCTGGTGGTGGTGCTGGCCATCGCCGCGCTGTTCACCGGGTTCTGGGCGCTGATCAATCGCCCAGTGTCGGCCCCTGCCTGGCCGGAACAGATCTCCGGTTTCTCCTACTCGCCGTTCCGCTTGGGCGAAAGTCCGCAGAAAGGCCAGTACCCAAGTGACGATGAGATGCGCCAGGACCTGGAGCAGATGAGCAAGCTGACCGACAGCATTCGCATCTATACCGTCGAGGGCACCCAGGCCGAGATCCCCCGCCTGGCCGAGGAACTGGGCCTGCGCGTCACCCTGGGCATCTGGATCAGCCCCGATCAAGAGCGCAACGAGCGTGAGATCAGCAAGGCCATCGAGCTGGCCAACACCTCGCGCAGCGTGGTCCGGGTGGTAGTGGGCAACGAGGCGCTGTTCCGCGAAGAGATCACGCCTGAGGCATTGATCCAGTACCTGGATAGGGTCCGCGCGGCGGTGAAAGTACCGGTGACTACCAGCGAACAATGGCATATCTGGAAAGAACACCCAGAGCTGGCCAAGCACGTCGACCTGATCGCCGCGCACATCCTGCCATACTGGGAGTTCGTGCCCATGCAGGACTCGGTGGAGTTCGTTCTCGACCGTGCCCGCGAGCTCAAGCTGCAGTTCCCCCGCAAACCGCTGCTGCTCTCGGAAGTTGGCTGGCCAAGCAACGGCCGCATGCGCGGTGGCGCCGATGCGACCCAGGCCGACCAGGCGATCTACTTGCGCACCCTGGTCAACACCCTCAACCGCCGCGGCTACAACTACTTCGTCATCGAAGCCTACGACCAGCCGTGGAAGGCCAGTGACGAAGGCTCGGTGGGCGCCTACTGGGGCGTGTTCAACGCCGAACGCCAGCAGAAATTCAACTTCGAAGGGCCGGTGGTGGCGATCCCGCAATGGCGGGCACTGGCGGTCGCGTCGGTGGTGCTGGCGATGCTCGCCCTGACCATCCTGTTGATCGACGGCTCGGCCCTGCGCCAGCGCGGGCGGACCTTCCTGACCTTCATCACCTTCCTGTGTGGTTCGGTGCTGGTGTGGATCGCCTACGACTACAGCCAGCAGTACAGCACCTGGTTCAGCCTGATCGTGGGCTTCCTGCTCGCGCTGGGTGCAATTGGCGTGTTCATCGTGCTGATGACCGAGGCGCACGAACTGGCCGAGACGGTGTGGACCGCCAAGCGGCGCCGGGAGTTTCTCCCCGTGCAGGGCGATTCTGCCTACCGGCCGAAGGTCTCGGTGCATGTGCCCTGCTACAACGAGCCACCAGAAATGGTCAAGCAGACCCTCGATGCCCTGGCCGCGCTGGATTATCCGGACTACGAAGTGCTGGTGATCGACAACAACACCAAGGACCCGGCGGTCTGGGAGCCGCTCAAGGCCCACTGTGAACTGCTCGGCGAGCGCTTCAAGTTCTTCCACGTCGCGCCGCTGGCCGGTTTCAAGGGCGGTGCGCTGAACTATCTGCTGCCACACACTGCCAAGGACGCCGAAGTGATCGCAGTGATCGACTCGGACTACTGCGTCGACCGCAACTGGCTCAAGCACATGGCGCCGCACTTCGCCGATCCGAAGATCGCGGTGGTGCAATCGCCACAGGATTACCGCGACCAGCATGAAAGTGCCTTCAAGAAGCTGTGCTACAGCGAATACAAAGGCTTCTTCCACATCGGCATGGTGACCCGCAACGACCGTGACGCGATCATCCAGCACGGCACCATGACCATGACCCGGCGCAGCGTCCTGCAAGAGCTGGGTTGGGCCGAGTGGTGCATCTGCGAGGATGCCGAACTGGGCCTGCGGGTATTCGAGAAAGGCCTGTCCGCCGCCTATGCGCACAACAGCTATGGCAAGGGCCTGATGCCCGATACCTTCATCGACTTCAAGAAGCAGCGTTTCCGCTGGGCCTACGGCGCGATCCAGATCATCAAGCACCACGCCCGCGCCCTGCTGCGCGGCAAAGGCAGCGAACTGACCCGTGGCCAGCGCTATCACTTCCTGGCCGGCTGGCTGCCGTGGGTCGCCGATGGCATGAACATCTTCTTCACCGTCGGCGCATTGCTGTGGTCGGCAGCGATGATCATCGTGCCGCATCGGGTCGATCCGCCGCTGATGATCTTCGCCATTCCGCCACTGGCGTTGTTCTTCTTCAAGGTCGGCAAGATCCTGTTCCTGTATCGTCGCGCGGTCGGCGTCGACCTAAAAGATGCCTTCGCCGCAGCGCTGGCGGGGTTGGCGCTGTCGCACACCATCGCCAAGGCGGTGCTGTACGGTTTCTTCACCAGCAGCATGCCGTTCTTCCGTACACCGAAAAATGCCGACAGCCATGGCTTGCTGGTGGCGATTTCCGAAGCGCGCGAAGAGCTGTTCATCATGCTCTTGCTGTGGGGCGCTGCGGCCGGGATCTATCTGGTCCAGGGCCTGCCGAGCTCGGACATGCGTTTCTGGGTGGCGATGTTGCTGGTGCAGTCGTTGCCGTACCTGGCGGCATTGATCATGGCCTTCCTGTCGTCGCTGCCCAAGCCTGTCGCAAAGTCTGTTGAGCCCTCGACTGCTGCCCAAGGCTAA